The region CATTTTTCCAGAGATTGTCCAAAACGGGACGGGATTACGATTTGTCCTTTGGCCCGGCACAAAAATCCTTGATGTCCCTGGATTGAAGCCGAACGAATGGCAACATGTCGCGGGTGTCTGGGATGGTAAGGAGATGCGGACATATATTGATGGCGAAGAGAAGGGGGCCGCAGCTTTTGGAGCAAAGGAATTAGCGGCAACCGATGCTTCCCTGTATATCGGGGTCGGTGATAGTCAAAATTGGTTCTGTACAGGTGCCATTGATGAAATCCGTATCTGGGAAGTTGCTCGCACCGAAGAAGAGATTAATGAATTTATGATGAAAGTCCTCAACGGTGATGAAAAGAGTCTAAACGCGCACTATACTTTCGATGCGGGTGATGCTAACGATAATACCAAAAACGGAAATGATGGCAAGGGTGGATTTGGAAAGCCAAATTATATTGATGTCACCAATGATCTTGACCTTGAGCCACTTTCTGTTGAGCCAGGTGATAAGTTGGCGACAACGTGGGCATGGGTGAAACGGACCCAGTAACTAATTTCACTAAGGAATAAAAATTGTATCAACTTTCAGATAAGATTCTTTCGTTTTATAGACAGACACAAGAGGCAAACAGACTTACAACTAGTGTCAAAGGGCAACTGGAGTTCGTACGCACCCAAGAGATTATCACACGCTATCTACCCGCACCACCGGCAGTGATCCTGGACATCGGAGGTGGTTCGGGACCCTATGCCTGTTGGTTAGCAAAGGAGGGCTACGAGGTCCACCTCGTAGATCCTGTAGATACACACATTGAGCAGGCGAAAGCAGCATCAAATCAACAATCCGAACACCCAATTGTGAGCATATCGCTTGGCGACGCGCGGGCACTGCGTTTTTCGTCTATGTCTGCGGATGCTGTGCTATTATTGGGACCGCTTTATCACCTCATTGATAAGAACGAGCGGTTGCTCGTACTCAGCGAGGCATACCGCGTATTGCAAGAGGGTGGGGTTATGATTGCTGCCGGTATCTCACGCTTTGCGTCCATGCTCGACAGTTTTTTTGAGGGTCGATTCAGGAATCCTATTCACGTGGACATTGTTCAAAACGACCTTGAAACGGGTTACCATCAGAACCTGACCGAGGACCTTAAGTACTTCACAGATGCGTATCTTCACCGTCCCGAAGCACTCAATTCTGAAGTGGTTGCAGCCGGTTTTCAACATCAAGCGACGCTTGCTGTAGAAGGACCAGCGTGGCTTTTTGAATCGTTTAAAGATTATTGGACAGATCCTGAGATGCGTTCTGTTGTTTTGGATCTAATTCGCAGGATTGAAGCGGAACCGTCGATACTCGGCATGAGTGCGCATATCCTTGCAATAGGAACCAAATAGGACGATATAATTTACCGCTATCCGCTGGTGAGGTTTCCTAACCTCACCTTATAGTGTATAAGTTAAGGTGATTAATAATGCCTGAAGGTCAGGTTGTTGAGAAAACAAAAACACTCGCTACAGTTGAGTCGC is a window of Candidatus Poribacteria bacterium DNA encoding:
- a CDS encoding LamG domain-containing protein, giving the protein MKVLFLITCIMSLIMPTGTLGAQNLALELDGATAIEVPNSDSLNPKTAITIEAWMNMSKPVGECLAKDWGGQRDYIFPEIVQNGTGLRFVLWPGTKILDVPGLKPNEWQHVAGVWDGKEMRTYIDGEEKGAAAFGAKELAATDASLYIGVGDSQNWFCTGAIDEIRIWEVARTEEEINEFMMKVLNGDEKSLNAHYTFDAGDANDNTKNGNDGKGGFGKPNYIDVTNDLDLEPLSVEPGDKLATTWAWVKRTQ
- a CDS encoding class I SAM-dependent methyltransferase — encoded protein: MYQLSDKILSFYRQTQEANRLTTSVKGQLEFVRTQEIITRYLPAPPAVILDIGGGSGPYACWLAKEGYEVHLVDPVDTHIEQAKAASNQQSEHPIVSISLGDARALRFSSMSADAVLLLGPLYHLIDKNERLLVLSEAYRVLQEGGVMIAAGISRFASMLDSFFEGRFRNPIHVDIVQNDLETGYHQNLTEDLKYFTDAYLHRPEALNSEVVAAGFQHQATLAVEGPAWLFESFKDYWTDPEMRSVVLDLIRRIEAEPSILGMSAHILAIGTK